The segment aaagatttaaatgagCATCCAAAGCAGCTTGCAAatgatttaacaaatttaaaagaatggATATCAAAACAACCTCATTTAAAAGCGAGAACTGGtgtgtttatttcttttaattttaatcgtaaTTAATGAggtttacttatattttcccATTTTTCCTTTATTGCAAATGAAACCTTAaactaaatttacaataacatgAATTTACATAACAGCAATGATttggcattttttttatcttaatctgATCTTGGTATGtctcaaaatattgttaaaaaataaaataacatgtcgttaatgtattttttattatatataaatgtggtTGTATTGTATTCCtacaatttaataagataatttttttgtcaaggTAGTTGAACACAAGTGCACCTGGTTTTAGTGATGTGGTTGATActttttttgagttaaaaataatttacaatccCTGTACTTGGTAACCGtttgtaataagttttttgtttgtaatgaaatCGTTGTTGTATGTGCGAAatctgaaaaattatattattataaattcacttcagaataattttaaatagtataggataataaattttagatgACCAATGGCTGGCTGCTTTGCTGAGGGGTTGTAAGTTCAGCTTAGAACGTGCCAAGAGTAAATTGgacttattttatactttgcGTTCCACCGCTCCCGATGTCACCTTAAGATTGAAGCCAACGGAACCAGCATTTATAGAATTTCTCAGACTTGGGTATGAAAAGCACCAagtaaaagattatatataacctttattgcagctgttaaaatttattacagataaaagttgtaaaagtATTTGTGTGTAATCATTttgatttgatatataattttaattacaggtGTTGgtaatttaagaattattttgataatttgcATGAATTAGTAAAATGTATACCTACTAAACTTTCCATATGTTTTAGAACATGTCTAATACTACCTCAACCAAAAAATCTGCATCCGACTGTTATAATGATAAGGCCGGGTGCCTTTGAtccagaaaaatataatggtgctgatataatgtgtattttatactaCTTAGTACAGGTTCGTAGTGTTCACAAggattttatttgtgtaatcTTTTCTTTATGCCTCATAAGCCTTAAGCCAGATTATTATGATATCTTATTCTATGACGAgtgctataaataataattactaacagtaacagatatattttcatggtagattttgtgtgtttgttattCCTTCGATGCAGCTTCTTCTTAATAACAAGAATTTATAGTTGaaagaaacaaacaaaagttttGCTAAAGTATTTGCTGGCAAAATGTATTACttatttgttatgttataaaaatacaaagtatcaaaaagttacattttagatattagtCATGGAAAACGACGTGGCCGCTGTGATGGGAACCATGATACTGGTTGATTACCAGAATGTTACGATGAGTCATTTAACACAAGCAAATCCTAGTCTTTTGAAGAAATTGGTAGCCGTCAGCCAGGTAAACTTATCGATACCACTTAATTTCTATCGTTAATGACTGCATGTTGCGGTTTGTTTTagataagtaattattttaaagatattgtaTAGATAACATATCAAGGGTGGTAAAGATAGTGGTAAAAATGATGTAAATAATACCATAAGTACCTTGCAGCAGAAATGTCTaacatgtattgttttttaaaggcAATTCAGCTTTTGGCCTCCTGTTGGACGTAAACGTGGCTGTAAACAATCTTCCGGTTTGTTATCACGTTATTGTCTATTTACTTAGCAAATGTATCATTCTTTCAGGACTCGTTGCCGCTGCGTCTCAAAGGTAGCCATCATGTGAATGTCCCTCCTggtatagaaattatttttaaacttgtaTCTGGTTTTTTGGGAGAAAAAGCAAAACAGAGAGTACGttggaaatataatatgtatatatggataagttataaaaaaatatatcatagtaACTTTTTCAGCTGCGAATTTATAAATGCTATGACGAGTTACTTGAAATTTTACCAAAGGACACAGTTCCAGTTGAATATGGAGGAAGTGGCGGCTcagtaaaagaaattataggTACGGAACAAAATCACTcatgacatatttatgttttctagGTCCCTTTTTTTAATGCGTAAATATAAGATCAAATGgcgaaaatttaatttttcaaatcttACCAAACTACGACCTCTCAATGGATCATTCATTTTGAGGAGATActggaatttttaaatgtaataactgAAGTAAATTATCTTCCTCATAGgacttaacatttttaatataaatatatttttatcttatataaactttatataagtaataaattatttggacTTGTAAAATCAGTGAACAAAAGTTATGGTATTGGAAGTTACTTGAATTTCACGTGgtgcatattaatttataattctggtttaattttgGTATAATTAATCCGTTACTTAAAATAGCATTGTGtaaaaatttaccaaaaaattttaactataagGTGAAGCTAGGTTACTAAAagaattattgatttaatgaaGGCAATTTGTATAGtaagacataaataatatttttcgagacacttgtcttaaaatatagaaatattattaattgttactaTTATAAAGGCGCCACTATCCTATTAGATTAgtcgaatttaattaaaatgaaattaacatCACTTTACCAGTCTTTGgagttttatattagaaaaataataataatgttaataaaaattacttggCTATGAGTAAAAGTTACAAATAACCTTTCTGTAACTGTTATCGGTCATGTATTATCGTAACCTTTTTGTAACTACAATGTTATGTACATGAAAGACTGaaaagacaatatatttttcagaataTTGGGAGAATAAGATCGTAGAGTACAGGCCGTGGTTGGAGGAAGAGATGAAGTACGGCACTGACGAGAGCAAAAGAGtgaataaagataattttgacGTCAGTAATCAGGGTTCATTCAGAACGTTAGatatagattaatttatatatattattttacatataatataaattacattgaaattaaaggTCATcgattcaattttattacctCACCTTaccttttcttattttttttatattataataatattttatttagtcttAAATATTGGTTGGCATTGGCTTGATTTTAGTTTAAGACGATTGTGAATGTCCAACaggtataaatgttttttttttgtattaaaagtagttaaccaagttatttttaattgttgcgGTGATTTGATTACAAATTACATAAGGTTTTATACGTACCTTGTCACGTGTCGTCACACGCGAGCGATCTGTAGGTTAAGATAAATCATTCGGTGTGCTGGCGagtggtttaaaaaataatacaacggAATATTCGTTTATTATCTTGTTGAAGTgctattcaaataaaagtaagatATAACAGTGCGTTTTAAAGAAGGACTACAAAACTATTGTACtaaaaaactgtaaataaataaatcgcgagttttttttgtacttaaagtaaaattatacccatatatgtaaattcttaatatagtgttgtgtattaattaaatatagtttcatatatgaagttttattatatgcaagtcattcttaaatattacgtGCAGTGCCTGTTATGAACGTCAAACGTTAAGCTACCATTGGACAAACAGGAcactcataatatttttttattcgtagcatttttattaatacaatcaattgtattaaataaatattataagtagtaAAAAATGAAGATCCGACCACTTTGTCCGCTTCTGCAAGAAAAAGCCGAGAAGGAACTTTTTGAGAAATCAAATAGAATATCTTCGGATGTCGAGGCTATTAAGGAATGGTTAAAGAAACAACCACATTTGCAAGCAGTTAACCCAAGTAGGTATTTGTAAACGTTTATTGTGAATTAATTTTCTCAAAGAagccttttaaaaaaaagcctataaaggaaaatgtataaatgtattgttttcattaaatgatTTAGTTAATAACCCATACAAACCTAGCtccagtttatttaaaatgtaataacaatatatttatacttaagtTATAATTGTACAAAAACAGGAAGTAGCAActagtttattaaagtaaaaatataattatgtcgttattattaattaacctACTAGATTCCGAGTCAGCTTCGCATCAAATCAATATTTGTAcgtttattgaaatacaaaatttaaactgcaacacataaatttcaaaacttttaaataacataataaagacGTTGCTATAGTTATCTACATAGTGGCTCTTGTAAAGTTGTTTTGGCTTCACGtaacctttttaatattaagcattatttttcgtttattgAAATTCTAGCTGATCAATGGTTGATAGCATTTTTAAGAGGGAACAAGTACAGTTTAGAAAGGACTAAAGAGAAATGTGAAATGTACTACACTCTGCGTACCGTAGTACCAGAAATATTCAAGGGTAGAGACCCAATGGATCCTTATATACaggacatattaaaattagggtaaaaaaaaacttgcaaTAATTgaccttaatataatataaatatatttaatttccttacaattgtaattaattttcagattttttcTACCGATAAAATCATGTAAAAGCACAGATGCATGCAAGGCAACTATTACCAGGTTCGGAGCCTCTGACTCTTCAAAATATCATTTGCTTGATATTATGAAAGTAATGTTTATGATCATCGAAATACTTCTACTAGAGGATGATAACTTCGTGGTAGCTGGAATGGTACGATAcaagtatatacataaatttgtgtattataatatacataatatacaacTAGCGTCCGACGCTATGTTATGTCGGACGctagttgtatattaaaaaaagagagGAAAGGAAAAATCTTTACACAAGTTTATAGTGTAacgttttattacttttgctttttatgatttatagttagttatagaatattattcaacatttctatgttttaatttgtttgtggCAACACTAAAGTTTCATAATAGCAGACTACTATTTCGAAGTCACtggcaatatattttatttaatgagatctaagattttcgcgagtattcatttaaataaaactagtattattcggatttactacgcggattttattatttaaatatattttattcctgctttatttaatattttgttaacattaaatgcggaaataatatattttaggatGTGCTGTTTGATATGAAGGGGGTTGGGATAAACATTCTAAGTCAGTGGACTCCGACCATCgctaagaaattaatattcttaatagaGAAGGCTCTACCAGTGAGAATGAAGAGTAGtcacgtaatatatatacctcCAGGTTTTGAAGCGgcttataatttgtttaaagctTTTGTAGCagacaaaattaaacaacgggtaagttattttagttagtaataattatgtgTACACGTACTACTTATATTgaagtattgaaaatttatgttggtaattttgttttattttttcgtacaattaagaaaatatgtatacatgtgTTAACTTACTgtgaaatagaaaaatgtattataatttctgGATTTTATGTACCGTGGAAAACgctaaacaataaaaaaatatggactTTGCAAAAATttaagctttttatataaagggaTGCTTGGgggaaataaatttacaaagaaaagtTAAGGGACTATTGAAGGTTTTGGCCATACTacagttttgaaaaataaattaattacgaaaCAAAGTTGCAAGCATAAAACtttatccatttttttttcattaaagtgACTTAACTTCGTCATATTttggtgtttattttttagtttcatcTGTACGGCCAAAATCATGATGGAATGTACGACACTCTTCCTCGAAGTATTCTTCCAAAGGAATATGGTGGAGACGATGGGTCTTTGCAAGAACTAATTGGTATGAACATTTCCTGAcctaatttttaagttttctatGGATCAATTACTGGATTTTATTGACTATATTCTACGAATCTTTCTAATGTTAAAATcacaagtattttaaaagacattttaacTTGTAACGTCAAATTATACAAAgctcaacatttttaaaacaatatatttcacaatagCTATGTTATtgcattaatttaaacataagttGTTTAGTTTCACGTTAGATTGGCTTTTCAGACTTCTGGAAAAGGAAAGTCGAAAGTTACCGTGATTGGTTCCTTAAAGAAGAAACTGAACGTTCAAATGAAGCTCTGAGACCTGATAAATCCAAAACTACTTCGAATCTTTTTGGAGTGGAAGGATCTTTTAGACAGTTagatattgattaaattaatttctttttttaaaaatacgaacaaatatttgttttacttttattaaattcaattcaacCCTTACTTTGTGTATATCGATATatactgtaaatttttaatgagtaGTGGTAACGtcgtttttacatataattaacttctttattaatattatttatatcacatatgtggaataaaactaaacatattGTACACTAGggtaggatattttttttaatcttacgCTTTATTGAACCAAAGCCTATGGTGATTTGTCTTGTGTTGTTAGCTGATCAATCACGcttgtttaattttagtcagggtcaaataaaattgttaaaaaggAAGACATATACGGATTAACTAATGcttttttgtgttaaattaatatatttcttgaaaTAGGTCTATTATATAGGTACGGCTGCTATCATCAAGAtttttggtaataaaataaaaaagatgcactatatattacatatacaaCTTATTTcctatgtaataatatatatacagctAACATATTTATGTGCTAAATACactgtatatataaacatatttctttaatatgaaattggtTAAATGAGTAGTAAgatttaacttgttttatactatgagactaaaattataaaataaatatctgagTAAACATAGTTacaaataagataattttcttCAGGGTACATTGTAACGTTTATTAGTTTAATGATTGATCGCCGAAAACGATGTAGTGCCTTGGAATAATTTCAAGCCTCCAAGCACTCCTTTTCAAACTCAAtacttaatttacattaaaattttctgtttcCACCAAATTTTCCTAAAAGTACTAAATAATGGTCAagaacacatttaaaaaaaaaaggaaaatataaaacgactttataaaaattagtaCTTCTTATGATGTAAAAAGCCAAAAGATAAGAGAACAATATCGAGcacaaaaatttgttataaaaattatattaacaatatattgtacgtatacaaatatattagaagcgtatattttttaaactatttctatttaaCCTGGAAAGAAATttccgaaaatataaaaacattactaagaagaattttattaatatggtaTTAATGTTTGAGAATTTCTAATTTTGATAGAAGccttctaattttattatttgtctttatAACCAATTCGGCGCTTTCATAAGTCAATTACACCGCTCGCCTATATTGCTtataattgtatgtaatatCACCTGTATTGAAACGCTTAAATTGTATCTAATgtgatcattttatattttaagtaaaataaaatatcttaaatattaactgatacaataatacttaatagGTCTGGCGGTAAAGAATTAGTTGAGTggataaaaagataaaagtagaactttagaaaataaaattgtaggaaatacaaacaaataacttactttaaaaattctaaattatcgATTggatgaaagaaaaaaaaaatgaacgtAATTCTACTAAATAAAACCGAAAAGTTTGTGAGAATGTTTGTTTACGGCaagagattttaataaagtataataacatAGCTTAGACATGAGAATAACATTTAGGTTATAATTCATTCCGAAGTTCCTTGTAGTTCCATTCTTAGATAGTACTGCGAATTCAGttctagtaggttcgttttaaattcggttagatagagagaggagcttggacggtggtgAGCCTTTAACgtgcgttagataggggcctcgTAAACCTACGCCTGGGTCGCAAATCCCGTGGACCCGGGActacggtgaatccatggaattcTGAAGAGTTTCGTCCCTGTCtaatttattccaaaaatagtcactcatttaatatatacttaatagtATATTGCAACAAGACTACATCCTTCCATAATTTGTGGAAGATTGTATTCAActtgatgtatgtatgtcaaaCTAGTatcagtaattattttttttagcaatttaaaatttagacGTGCAAACCACGGACAAAActtttatctattatattaacaagaccagtaaatatacaaaaggGAAAGATTGTATTATGtggaaaatatacatattggatatgtacaatttatttacaacataaaaGCCTGCAACTGAAGTAAAAACGCAGTCCTCAAGAAGTCACTTCGTAAGGAGGaggtttgaaattattttttaaactatattaaatattgctcAGTTcgattaaaacgaaaaaatttgcagcaaataattatttgaattttaaaatatgtttcgaCCTTTGCGCCCGGCCCTACAAGAGAAAGCAATCAGAGAGGTATTTGAAAAGCCTGACAGAATAACGTCTGATATCAAAACCCTCAGGGAATGGCTCGAAAAGCAGCCGCATTTACAAGCAGTTAATCCttgtaagtatttttgtttaataaactaataatataaaattataatagcttTATTTGCGCAAAAACGAAagcgatatatttatatatttttttatttttattggtaatctttaataaaatcaaaatactaTGCGAAACTTTCTTATAGCTGATCAATGGCTCTTGTCATTTTTAAGAGGAAATAAATTCAGTCTGGAAAAAACTAAAGAGAAATTGGACATGTATtatgcattaaaaaatatcgtgCCAGAAATTTTCAAGTATCGAGATCCATTCGATCCAAAAATTCAAGAAATCTTAAAACTCGGGTAATTCCTTACAATTCAGATAATTTgtgaaattcatataaaattttacggcGTACTGTTATCATGAAAACCGTAAAATGCCTTTTTGGCTTTTTGTAGACCGTATCTACCTCTCACATCACTTACTTCGGATGATGGACAGCGATTTTGTGTTACCCGCTTTGGATTACATGATCCAAATAAGATCCACATATTCGATATCTTAAAGGtgataattatgataattgaaATACTCATGTTTGAAgatgacaattttattatttctggaGAGGTAAAGTTTAAttggttaattaaaattctaatacTCTAAAAGTTTTTTAGCCTGATCTAtacactaataaattaaaattccagagtttatttattgatcTGAAAGATGTTAGTCTAATTACTTTTAGTCAATGGACTCCCAAcgttgcaaaaaaaattttagtatgtGTGGAGAAAGCTC is part of the Danaus plexippus chromosome 2, MEX_DaPlex, whole genome shotgun sequence genome and harbors:
- the LOC116779761 gene encoding alpha-tocopherol transfer protein-like gives rise to the protein MVRELTPELSAIAKKDLNEHPKQLANDLTNLKEWISKQPHLKARTDDQWLAALLRGCKFSLERAKSKLDLFYTLRSTAPDVTLRLKPTEPAFIEFLRLGTCLILPQPKNLHPTVIMIRPGAFDPEKYNGADIMCILYYLVQILVMENDVAAVMGTMILVDYQNVTMSHLTQANPSLLKKLVAVSQDSLPLRLKGSHHVNVPPGIEIIFKLVSGFLGEKAKQRLRIYKCYDELLEILPKDTVPVEYGGSGGSVKEIIEYWENKIVEYRPWLEEEMKYGTDESKRVNKDNFDVSNQGSFRTLDID
- the LOC116779759 gene encoding alpha-tocopherol transfer protein-like, producing MKIRPLCPLLQEKAEKELFEKSNRISSDVEAIKEWLKKQPHLQAVNPTDQWLIAFLRGNKYSLERTKEKCEMYYTLRTVVPEIFKGRDPMDPYIQDILKLGFFLPIKSCKSTDACKATITRFGASDSSKYHLLDIMKVMFMIIEILLLEDDNFVVAGMDVLFDMKGVGINILSQWTPTIAKKLIFLIEKALPVRMKSSHVIYIPPGFEAAYNLFKAFVADKIKQRFHLYGQNHDGMYDTLPRSILPKEYGGDDGSLQELIDFWKRKVESYRDWFLKEETERSNEALRPDKSKTTSNLFGVEGSFRQLDID
- the LOC116779763 gene encoding retinol-binding protein pinta-like, which gives rise to MFRPLRPALQEKAIREVFEKPDRITSDIKTLREWLEKQPHLQAVNPSDQWLLSFLRGNKFSLEKTKEKLDMYYALKNIVPEIFKYRDPFDPKIQEILKLGPYLPLTSLTSDDGQRFCVTRFGLHDPNKIHIFDILKVIIMIIEILMFEDDNFIISGESLFIDLKDVSLITFSQWTPNVAKKILVCVEKALPVRMKSCHLLNIPPGFDTAFAIFRAFVSEKLKNRVHVYKKNYEEIFNTIPKNILPKELDGETGTLQEIADYWKAKVESYRDWFLNEEECSDESLRPGKPRSSSSIFGVEGSFRQLDVD